The following are from one region of the Rosistilla carotiformis genome:
- a CDS encoding sugar phosphate isomerase/epimerase family protein, producing the protein MHSDPLPRRHRADRRTFLLASTALTTAACRPESAAAHSIVDCSGKLSLGFSLYGMRDIKTEVAIQTLREIGYDSVEFCLLEGFDTDPARLDRVRRRDLRATLAKYNMCLRALMEHLPLSTDQAINQQAIERLKRAAALGHDLEAGDSPLIETVLGGGNWLEVRDRFAETLRKWAALAEREDVQIAIKPHVHHAVDTPEKARWLMRQVGNERIGLAYDYSHFAAQGIDMNQSVRDLAAYTLFVHAKDAIADGGQTRFALPGSSGKIDYPQLLKRLIENGYAGDFCVEVSSQIWKQPGYDAIAAAKESFRPMADAFHVAGIERPK; encoded by the coding sequence ATGCACAGCGATCCCCTACCGCGTCGACACCGCGCCGATCGCCGAACATTTTTATTGGCCAGCACCGCCCTGACGACCGCCGCATGCCGACCGGAATCGGCAGCAGCGCATTCGATAGTGGATTGCAGCGGCAAACTTTCGCTCGGCTTCAGCCTATACGGAATGCGCGACATCAAGACAGAAGTTGCGATCCAGACACTGCGAGAGATCGGCTACGATTCGGTAGAGTTCTGCCTACTGGAAGGCTTTGACACCGATCCGGCCCGGCTCGATCGTGTCCGACGTCGCGACCTCCGCGCCACGCTGGCTAAATACAACATGTGCCTTCGCGCGCTGATGGAGCATCTGCCGCTGTCGACGGACCAGGCGATAAACCAACAAGCCATCGAACGCTTAAAGCGTGCCGCAGCCCTTGGCCATGACCTGGAAGCGGGTGATTCCCCATTGATTGAAACGGTACTTGGCGGCGGAAACTGGCTGGAGGTCCGCGACCGGTTCGCAGAAACACTGCGGAAATGGGCTGCGTTGGCGGAGCGGGAAGACGTGCAGATCGCGATCAAGCCGCACGTGCATCATGCTGTCGACACGCCAGAAAAAGCGCGTTGGCTGATGCGGCAAGTCGGTAACGAACGGATTGGCCTCGCGTACGACTACAGCCATTTTGCCGCGCAAGGGATCGACATGAACCAATCGGTTCGCGACCTCGCCGCGTACACACTCTTTGTTCACGCAAAAGACGCGATTGCCGATGGCGGCCAAACACGGTTCGCGCTGCCCGGTTCCTCGGGGAAGATCGATTACCCGCAACTACTGAAACGGCTCATCGAAAACGGCTACGCAGGAGACTTCTGCGTCGAAGTCAGTTCGCAGATCTGGAAGCAACCAGGCTACGACGCAATCGCCGCAGCCAAGGAATCTTTTCGCCCGATGGCCGACGCATTTCACGTCGCCGGGATTGAACGGCCGAAATAG